One window from the genome of Castellaniella sp. MT123 encodes:
- a CDS encoding branched-chain amino acid ABC transporter permease — MQAEFLQFLFSGLTVGATYALVALGFNLIYNASHVINFAQGEFVMLGGMLAVFFTQIGLHWGVAFALAVLLPAGVGVLLEKIAIEPVKDAETVTLIIITIGASLVIRGLAQVWLGKNAHSLPPFSDHEPMFILGAMLLPQSLWVFGVTALAVVLLWYFFSRTLAGKAMLATAYNHVAAQLVGVSTGWVLLVSFALAAALGALGGILIAPITLTSYDVGIMLGLKGFVAAVLGGLGNGLGAVVGGLLLGILEAMGAGYVSSAYKDAIPFVLILLVLFFMPRGLFGGRSTDRV; from the coding sequence GTGCAAGCCGAGTTCCTGCAATTCCTGTTTTCGGGGCTCACCGTCGGGGCGACCTATGCCCTGGTGGCCCTGGGATTCAACCTGATCTACAACGCCAGCCATGTCATCAACTTCGCCCAGGGCGAATTCGTCATGCTGGGTGGCATGCTGGCAGTATTCTTCACCCAGATCGGCCTGCATTGGGGGGTGGCCTTCGCGCTGGCGGTACTGCTGCCCGCCGGGGTGGGTGTGCTACTGGAAAAGATCGCGATCGAACCCGTCAAGGACGCGGAAACCGTCACCCTGATCATCATCACGATCGGCGCGTCCCTGGTGATTCGTGGGCTGGCGCAGGTCTGGTTGGGAAAGAACGCGCACAGCCTGCCGCCGTTCTCCGATCATGAGCCGATGTTCATCCTCGGCGCCATGTTGCTGCCGCAGAGCCTGTGGGTGTTCGGGGTGACCGCGCTGGCGGTGGTGCTGCTCTGGTATTTCTTCAGCCGCACGCTGGCGGGCAAGGCCATGCTGGCCACCGCCTACAACCATGTTGCCGCGCAACTGGTCGGGGTCAGCACCGGCTGGGTACTGCTCGTCAGCTTCGCACTGGCCGCCGCGCTGGGCGCCCTGGGGGGCATCCTCATCGCTCCGATCACGCTGACCTCGTACGACGTGGGCATCATGCTGGGCCTCAAGGGTTTCGTGGCGGCCGTTCTGGGTGGGTTGGGCAATGGCCTGGGGGCCGTGGTGGGCGGGTTGCTGTTGGGCATCCTGGAAGCCATGGGGGCGGGATACGTGTCGTCCGCCTACAAGGACGCCATCCCCTTCGTTCTGATCCTGCTGGTGCTGTTCTTCATGCCGCGCGGCTTGTTCGGCGGCCGTTCCACGGATCGGGTGTAA
- a CDS encoding branched-chain amino acid ABC transporter permease, with protein sequence MRRQSMIGLIVLAAVLAVVPFAVPNSYFLDIAIRMAINAVIVIGLNLLVGYAGQISLGHAGFVGIGAYASAVLPTHLGWHPLAAMIAGAAAAGLLALIVARPILKLKGHYLAMATLGLGIIINIVIRNEAAWTGGPDGMPVPSMTLFGYDMVRDLQWYWVMAIVLLLTTWGALNLIDSPFGRALRGLHGSETASRVVGVDVPRYKAAVFVLSAIAASLMGSVLAHYVGFVTPEVANFFHSIELITMVVVGGMASVFGSILGAVLLTALPQALATFEGWEVVVFGAILMLCMIFLPRGLVPSLAARLSRGD encoded by the coding sequence ATGCGCAGACAATCGATGATCGGGCTGATCGTTCTGGCCGCCGTGCTCGCGGTGGTGCCCTTTGCCGTACCCAACAGCTACTTCCTGGACATTGCCATCCGCATGGCGATCAATGCGGTGATCGTGATCGGCCTGAACCTGTTGGTCGGCTATGCCGGACAGATCAGTCTGGGGCATGCGGGTTTCGTGGGCATCGGGGCTTACGCCTCGGCTGTGCTGCCCACGCATCTGGGCTGGCACCCCCTGGCCGCCATGATCGCGGGGGCCGCCGCCGCGGGCCTCCTGGCCCTGATCGTGGCGCGCCCCATTCTCAAATTGAAGGGCCACTATCTGGCCATGGCGACGCTGGGGCTGGGCATCATCATCAATATCGTGATCCGCAACGAGGCCGCCTGGACCGGCGGGCCCGACGGCATGCCGGTGCCGTCCATGACGCTGTTCGGCTACGACATGGTGCGTGACCTGCAATGGTACTGGGTGATGGCCATCGTGCTGCTGCTGACGACCTGGGGGGCGCTCAATCTGATCGACTCTCCGTTTGGGCGCGCCTTGCGCGGCCTGCATGGTTCGGAAACCGCCTCGCGTGTCGTGGGGGTGGACGTTCCCCGCTACAAGGCGGCCGTCTTCGTGCTCTCGGCCATCGCGGCCAGCCTCATGGGCAGCGTCCTGGCGCATTACGTCGGTTTCGTGACCCCCGAAGTCGCCAATTTCTTCCATTCGATCGAGTTGATCACGATGGTGGTGGTCGGCGGCATGGCCTCGGTGTTCGGGTCCATTCTGGGGGCCGTGCTGCTGACGGCGCTGCCCCAGGCGCTGGCCACCTTCGAAGGCTGGGAAGTCGTGGTGTTTGGCGCGATTCTGATGCTGTGCATGATCTTTCTGCCACGCGGGCTGGTCCCGTCGCTGGCGGCCCGGCTTTCCAGGGGAGACTGA
- a CDS encoding ABC transporter ATP-binding protein, with protein MALLEVENLSVRFGNVRAVQDVSFSVDAGIVYSVIGPNGAGKTTLFNLVTGVYCPESGTIRLDGREIQGCDPSRLAGFGVARTFQNLQVWMNMSALENVMVGAHLHLDRNLFKALLRLPSIRRGDAVLREKAAELMRFVGLDAYVRTRADSMPYGALKRLEIARALAMQPRLLFLDEPAAGLNPKETQEVDALVRRIADTGVTVVLVEHDMKMVMNLSDRILVLDYGKRLAEGTGAEVRRNPDVIAAYLGGHA; from the coding sequence ATGGCGTTGCTGGAAGTCGAGAACCTGTCCGTGCGGTTCGGCAATGTCCGGGCGGTGCAGGATGTCAGCTTTTCCGTGGATGCCGGCATCGTGTATTCGGTGATCGGACCCAATGGCGCGGGCAAGACCACGCTGTTCAATCTGGTGACGGGCGTCTATTGTCCCGAATCGGGCACGATCCGCCTGGATGGCCGCGAAATCCAGGGCTGCGACCCCAGCCGCCTGGCCGGCTTCGGGGTGGCGCGCACCTTCCAGAATCTGCAGGTCTGGATGAACATGAGCGCGCTGGAAAACGTCATGGTGGGTGCCCACCTGCATCTGGATCGCAATCTGTTCAAGGCGCTGCTGCGCCTGCCGTCCATCCGGCGTGGCGATGCTGTCCTGCGAGAGAAGGCCGCCGAACTGATGCGCTTTGTCGGTCTGGATGCGTATGTGCGCACACGCGCCGACAGCATGCCCTATGGGGCGCTCAAGCGTCTGGAGATCGCCCGGGCGCTGGCCATGCAGCCGCGCCTGCTGTTCCTGGACGAGCCCGCCGCCGGTCTGAATCCCAAGGAAACCCAGGAAGTCGACGCCCTGGTGCGGCGCATCGCCGATACCGGGGTCACTGTTGTCCTGGTGGAACATGACATGAAGATGGTGATGAACCTGTCCGACCGCATCCTGGTGCTGGACTACGGCAAGCGCCTGGCCGAAGGCACGGGCGCCGAGGTCCGGCGCAATCCGGACGTCATCGCCGCTTATCTCGGCGGTCACGCCTGA
- the paaX gene encoding phenylacetic acid degradation operon negative regulatory protein PaaX, whose amino-acid sequence MIPAIQQRLDRFRQQQRVRAGSLIMTVFGDAVLPRGGRIWLGSLIQLLEPLGLNERLVRTSVFRLAKEQWLRADAHGRRADYVLTSSGQLRFEEASRHIYASHAPIWDRRWRLILVVGDLDVRQRDHLRQALQWQGFGTVGGDCFVHPSTDLEAVFDALAADGLQDVLGSLLPLLAADSRTARSASDADLVARAWNLDRLAESYATFVSDYLPILAELRRDRMARIEPREAFLLRVLLIHDYRRLLLRDPELPEVLLPSDWPGQTARLSCRELYRRLAEPSEWHLDTHMRLADGVMPERRTDGFERFPIDDPLSAISV is encoded by the coding sequence TTGATTCCAGCCATTCAGCAGCGTCTTGACCGATTTCGCCAGCAGCAGCGGGTTCGCGCGGGCTCGCTGATCATGACGGTCTTCGGCGATGCCGTCCTGCCCCGCGGCGGCCGGATCTGGCTGGGTAGCCTGATCCAATTGCTCGAACCACTCGGGCTGAACGAGCGGCTGGTGCGCACCTCGGTCTTCCGGCTCGCAAAGGAACAATGGCTGCGCGCCGATGCCCATGGGCGCCGTGCCGACTATGTGCTGACGTCATCGGGTCAGTTGCGCTTCGAAGAGGCCTCCCGCCATATCTATGCATCGCATGCCCCGATCTGGGATCGCCGCTGGCGCCTGATCCTGGTGGTGGGCGATCTGGATGTCCGGCAGCGGGACCACCTGCGTCAGGCCCTGCAGTGGCAGGGTTTCGGGACGGTGGGGGGGGATTGCTTCGTCCATCCGTCGACCGATCTCGAGGCGGTGTTCGATGCGCTGGCGGCCGACGGACTGCAGGATGTCCTGGGCAGTCTGCTGCCGCTGTTGGCGGCCGATTCCCGCACGGCGCGCAGTGCCTCCGATGCCGATCTGGTGGCGCGCGCCTGGAATCTGGATCGTCTGGCCGAGTCCTATGCGACCTTCGTATCCGATTACCTGCCGATCCTCGCCGAACTTCGCCGGGACCGGATGGCGCGCATCGAGCCCCGGGAAGCCTTCCTGCTGCGCGTACTGCTGATCCACGACTACCGGCGTCTTCTGCTGCGCGACCCCGAGCTGCCCGAAGTGCTGTTGCCGTCCGACTGGCCGGGCCAGACGGCGCGCCTGTCCTGCCGGGAACTCTACCGGCGCCTGGCCGAGCCGTCCGAATGGCATCTGGACACCCACATGCGTCTGGCCGATGGCGTCATGCCCGAACGCCGGACCGACGGCTTCGAGCGCTTCCCCATCGACGATCCCCTGTCCGCGATCTCCGTGTAG